The genomic window GCCCTTTGCCCATCAGCTCTTTCAGGGTTTTTTCAAGATGAGAGTAATCTTTAAATGCCCTCTGCCCTTTTATTGACAGCATGGTCCCGTTGCCTGAGACCCATAAATCAACCTTATGCCCCTTGTCTACAGCCGCCCCGGCAAGCTTTACGGCAAAATCAAGGCTCATGGAGCCGACAAGTGAAGAAAAACAACCAATCGTAAGTTTCCCCATTTTCCAATTCCTCCTATAACCAGACTGATTTTTCGTAGTTGTTGAATATCAGGTCAACCACATCGCTGTAATTTACGACCTTTATGCCGCTTGCAATATTGGAACTGCTCAAACCCCTTGTCTCAAGGTCTTCGGAGAGCGCATAAAAATCAGCAGACTTTTTAAGAAGCGGAGAAGCGCCGCCGTTTTCTTTTATGGCTGCATGATATACGCCGTTTTGAATAAGTATTATGCCCAGCTTTTCAGCCTTCAGCCTGTCCAATGTGTCAACCGTATTCCTAAGGTCACTGACAAAAACAGCAAGTTTCATAAAAATACCTCCTTAAATTGATATGTTGTCAAAAATTAACCACAAAGTGCACAGAGTGCTTAGCATTGCAAAATTATCAATTATCATTTCAAAATGCAAATTTTAAATGCTAACTTTGCAATGCTAAATTTACAATGAATATTTTTTCAGCGTTCTGGTTTGCCTATTATTTTTTTACAATTCTAACTATAAACAAGGCGTTTTACTTTATACTTTTAAGTGCCCTTTGTCAACAGCTTTTCTGCCTTATAATTTAATGTTATCGCCATATAAAACTACCTTAAAAATCACTTTATGCTATAATAAATAATACATAGGGGGCGACAGGCCTCGACGGGGGTTATGAGGTCTACGCTGCATGCCGTGGCTCTGTCACCACGTAAAAAGGCAGAACAAAAACACAAAAGCCAATCACGAACTGGCACTTGCTGCTTAATTAAGCGGCACGCTTCCCTGAGACTGTC from Nitrospirota bacterium includes these protein-coding regions:
- the dsrH gene encoding sulfurtransferase complex subunit TusB gives rise to the protein MKLAVFVSDLRNTVDTLDRLKAEKLGIILIQNGVYHAAIKENGGASPLLKKSADFYALSEDLETRGLSSSNIASGIKVVNYSDVVDLIFNNYEKSVWL
- a CDS encoding DsrE family protein gives rise to the protein MGKLTIGCFSSLVGSMSLDFAVKLAGAAVDKGHKVDLWVSGNGTMLSIKGQRAFKDYSHLEKTLKELMGKGLTATACEACAEARGYHKDGTMEGFKRHSMDWYLASAFDADRVLHIGGE